In Tsuneonella sp. CC-YZS046, the genomic window TTATCCGGCTGATCGAGGGAGCGACCCAGGTCATGGGCCGCAACGAGAGCCATCAGATCAAGGGCGCCAAGACCGCACTCGTCCAGTCGGGCGGCGGCTGGGCCAACCTGCGCGGCTGTGCCGTGCTGAGCGCTTAAGGAGAACGACAGATGTACTCCGCACCAGAAGCTTACCCGCTCGATCTTCCGACCTTCCACAGCCAGATCAGCATGCCTTACACGCTGACTCCTGGCCGGGCGGCCGGAACGTTCCTGGCCGAAATGCCGAACCGCCGCATCGTTGGTTCGCGCTTCCCAGATGGCAAGGTCGTCGCTCCGGCGCAGGACTTTTCGCCTTACAACAGCGACGAGCCGGAAGCGCTCGTCCAGGTTCCGGAAACCGGTGTTCTCACTGCCTTCACCCGCGTGAAGGGCGAGGTTATCGGTTTGATCCGCCTCGACGGCTGCGACAACGAATTCCCGCACAAGATCCTTGCGGATCTGGGCGATTTGTCGGTCGGCCAGCGCGTCGCGGCGAAGTGGAGCGATGATGACCAGGGCAACTCGATCCTCGCGATCGCGGGCTTCGTTCCGTCGGCAGATGCACCGGTCGGCGCGGTCAAGGATCTTGCCGATCCGGCCGAACCGCTCGGCGTCATCGATTATTCGATGACTCTCGATTACGAGCATTCCTACGGCCCCTATTACGGCCGCATGTTCGACGAGATCCGCGAGCATGGCCGCGTGATGGGCGTGCGTACCTCGAATGGCGACGATGCGCTGCTGCCGCCGCGCGAGGTCGACGATGTGACGCACAAACGCACCGGCACCTGGAAGGCTTGCGCCGACACCGGTACGATCCGTGCATGCTCGATCATCAATATGGAAGTTTTCGGCCAGACCCGGCAAGTGCCGTATGTCTATGCCGAAATCGTTCTGGATGGGGCGTCTACCCGCATGATCCACGTGGTCGAGATCGATGACCTCGAGACCGCCAAGCAGAAGATCAAGCCCGGCACCCGTGTCCGTGCGATCTGGACGCAGGGTGAGCGCAAGGGCAGTGTCGCCGATATCGAGCGCTTCGAAGTCATCGAAGATTGAAAGCAAATGCCCCGCGCCCGGAAACAGGTGCGGGGCAACGGTTGGGTAGGTTGAGGATGTTCGAGGTTCATTCGCTCAGGATTGGTGAACTCTATCTGCCGCAAGGCGGGAAGATTCATCGCGACCCCGTTCATGTCTGGCTGGTGACGGATGGCAGGCAGCATTTCCTGGTCGACAGCGGGATGACCGATATCGCGCGGATCGAGGAAATGCTGAAGGTGAGCGGCTGGGGCGGCGGCCATGCGGCGCTGCGCGCGCGACTTGCCGAACATGGGCTGACGCCGGACGATATCAGCCATCTCATCCTCACCCACATGCATTTCGACCATGCCGACAACACCGACCTGTTCCCCAACTCCTGCGTCGTCGTGCAGCGCGAGGAACTGTTCCATGCGATCGATCCGACGCCGAGCCAGCGGCCCTTTTTCAAGGGCCACATCATGGCCGAGCTTCTGAGCCGGAAGCGCCCGAAGGGCCTGCGGCTGGTCGATGGCGATTTCGATTTGGTGGAAGGCATCCAGGTGCTCCACGTCCCTTCGCATACGCCGGGCATGCAGGTTCCGATCGTGACCACCGCCAAGGGCAAGGTCGCTCTCGTGTCCGATCTGGGGGATCATTACAAATACTGGTATCCCGCCGATCCGCGGGCCACGGACAAGCCGACCCGCTATCTTTCCGACACGTTCCTGCCCGGCCCCATCCGCTCGGAAAGCGAGCGTGACTGGGCCGCCGCGATGCAGCGCGTGATGGACCATACCGATATCGTCGTGCCCGCGCATGATTTCCGCATTCCGACGCATATGCCGGAGGACTGGTGGGCGATCCCGGATTCGACCGAAGGGGATATCGCGTTCGTGCCGCCGCAGCAGTCCGACGCAATCGCATTCTGAATATCGCCCGCGCCATGCGCGGGCCGCCGAAGGAGCATGACCTTGGATTTCGAAACGATCATTTACGAGCTGGACAAGCATGTCGCGACGATCACGCTGAACCGGCCTGAGGCGCTGAACAGCACCAATGACCAGATGTACAAGGAACTGAACTACCTGATTGGCGAAATCGCTGCCAATCCGGAAGTGCGTTGCGTGATCCTGACCGGCTCGGGCCGGGGCTTCTGCGCCGGCGCGGACGTGCGCGGCATGGACCCGAACATGAAGCTGCTGGCCCGCCGCGCGCGCCATCGCGGCATCCTGCGCAATGTGCTGCGTCCGCTGTTCGAGCTGGAAAAGCCGGTGATCGGCGCGGTGAACGGCGTTGCCGTGGGCGCGGGCTTCAATATCGCGCTGGCCTGCGATTTCATCGTTTCCAGCGACAAGGCGATGTATAGCCAGATCTTCACCAAGATGGGCCTCGTTCCCGATCTCGGCGGGCTTTACTTCCTCACCCGCATCGTCGGCGTCAACAAGGCGAAGGAGCTGTGCTTCACCGCCAAGAAGATCAGCGCTCAGGAAGCCTATGATCTCGGCATCGTGAACCATGTCGTTCCGCATGACGATCTGCTGGCCGAGGCGCGCAAGATCGCAGAGGACATCGCCGCCGGCCCGCCGGTCGCGCTGGCCATGATCAAGACCCTGCTCAACAAGTCCGCGGATTCCACGCTCGATCAGATGCTCGAATACGAAGGCTATGCGCAGACGCTGGCCTACACCACGCCGGATCATGCCGAAGGCGTCGCCGCCTTCCGTGAAAAGCGCGCCCCGGAATTCGGAAAGGAATAGGGCGGCCCCATGGACTTCAACTATTCCGAGGAAGAGCAGCGCTTCCGCAGCGAGGTTCGTGCGTGGCTGGCCGATGCCTTGCCGAAGGGCTGGGGCAAGACGGTTTTCGAGCCGGAAGACGAGGACGAACGCGCCCATTTCCGCATCGACTGGGAGCGCAAGCTCTATGAAGGCGGGTGGAGCGGCATCAGCTGGCCCAAGAAATATGGCGGCCGTGGCGCGACCCTGGTCGAACAGGGCATCTTCGCGGAAGAACTGGCCCGTGCCCAGGCCCCGGAAGGCATCAACGTGATCGGCCGTAATCTGGCGGCCACCACGCTGATGCACCATGGTTCGGAAGCGCAGCGCGAACGCTACCTGCCAAAGATTCTCTCCGCCGATGAAATCTGGTGCCAGGGCTTCTCCGAACCGAATGCCGGTTCCGATCTTGCCTCCTCGCGCTGCCGGGCCGATCTCGACGGCGATGAGTTCGTCATCAACGGGCAGAAAATCTGGACCAGCTTCGCCCAATATTCCCAATGGTGCATCCTGTTGGCGCGGACCGATCAGAGCGCCCCGAAGCACAAGGGACTGAGCTTCTTCCTGGTCGACATGAGCACGCCGGGGATCACCATCCGTCCGCTCACCCAGATTTCGGGTGAGAAGGAATTCAACGAAACCTTCTTCGAGAATGTCCGCATCCCGAAGGAAAACCTCGTCGGCGAATTGAACGATGGCTGGCGGATCGCAATGACCACGCTGTCTTACGAGCGTGGCGCGGAAGATGCGCTCGCCCGGCAGATCCGCTTCAAGCAGGAGCTTGACCTGCTGATCGAAACCGCCGGCGAGGTCGAGCTTGGCGAGGGGAAGGCGATTGACAATCCCGCCGTTCGTCAGCGCCTGGCCCAATCCATCGTCGATCTCGAATTGATGCGGATGAACTGCCTGCGGGAGTTCAGCAAGGCGATCAAGGGCGAGAAGCCCGGCCCCGAAAGCTCGATGATGAAGCTCTACTGGAGCCATGTGGCGCAGGACATGGCCGATATGTCTATCGAGATTCTCGGGCCGGAGGGTCTGCTCATGCAGGGAGACGAGGATGCGCTGGCTCGCGGGCGCTTCCCGATGAGCTGCCTGCAGAGCCGCGCCTTCACGATCTATTCCGGCACGTCCGAGATCCAGCGCAACATCATCGCCGAGCGCGTGCTCGGTCTGCCGAAGTAGGGCCGTCATGAATTTCGACTTCAACGAAGAACAATACATGTTCCAGGAGACGGTTCGTGAGAGCCTCTCCGCCGAATATCCGATCGACCTTCTTCGCGACGGTGGCGATCCGGTGGCGCTTGAAGCGGAGCTGTGGCCGAAGCTGGCCGAGCTGGGTCTGTTCGGCCTGCTGGTTCCCGAAGAGCAGGGCGGCCTTGGCCTGACCACGGTCGATCTGGCACTGATCGCCGAGGAATTCGGCGCTGCGCTGGTTCCCTTGACGGTGACCGACACCATCGCGGCCAGCCTCGTCATCGCCAAATTCGGCGACGATGCGCAGAAGGCGAAGTGGCTGGAGGACCTTTCCACAGGCGGCCTCCGCGTGGCGTTCGCGGTCTATGAGAAGGACGGCGGCTATGCGGCTGAGGGTTTCGCCTCGGCGCTGACTGCCGACAACCGCCTCAATGGCAGGAAGCTGCTGGTGGCGGGCGCCGATCGCGCCGATCTGCTGCTGGTGATCGCCAGAGACGCCACTGGCGAGCTAGTCCTGCTGGTTGTGGACCGCGAGCGGGCCGGTATATCCGTTTCTCGCGAAGAGGCACTGGATATCAGCGGCGATTACTACAGCATCGGCTTCGATAATGTCGCGATTGCCGAGGAAGATATTCTTGGCTCCGCCAGCGCGGCGAATGTAGCTTATGTGTTGGATCTGCTGGCGACGATCGCCTCGCTCGGCATGGTCGGCATCGGCGGCAGGCTGCTCGATGTCACGCTCGGCTATGTGAAGGAACGCGTGCAGTTCGGCCAGCCGATCGGGGCGTTCCAGGCGATCAAGCATCGTTGCGCCGATATGGCGGTCGATCTGAATACGGCCCGTTCCGGCGCTTATTACGCTGCCTGGGCAATGGCCTCGGCCGATGTGGACGAGCGTGAGCGCGCGGTGTCGATGGCCAAGTCAAAGGCCAACCGGATGGCCGTGCATGTGATGCGCGAGGCGATCCAGCTGCATGGCGGCATGGGCTACACCTGGGAAATGGCGCTGCATTTCCATTATCGCCGGGGCCGTCTGCTCGGCACGCTTTACGGATCGACCGAGTATCATCAGGAACGCGTGCTGGCGGGCACCGTCGCCTTGCTGGCGGCGGAGCAGTAATCCATGAAGATGAAGGCGATCCGACTTTCGGAATTCGGCGGACCTTCCGTCCTGCATCAGGTGGAAGTCCCGGTTCCGGAATTCACCGCGGATCAGATGCTGGTTCGCGTGGCTGGTTGCGGCGTATGCGGACACGATCTGCTCAACCGGGCGGGCCATTTCTCCACCACCCAATTGCCTTGCGTGATGGGGCATGAAGTTGCCGGGGAAGTGGTCGAGGTCGGATCGCTCATCACCAGGTTCAAGGTCGGCGACCGGGTCGCGATGATCCAGCGGATCGGTTGCGGCACCTGCATTCCCTGCCGCAATGGGCAGGAGAATATCTGCGTTTCAGGCGCCGGATTCTATGGCGAGCAGATCTCGGGCGGCTATGGCGAATATGTCATCGCTTCGGAGCGCAATACGTTGCATCTGCCGGAGGAAATCCCGCTCGATGTCGCTCCTGTGCTCAGCTGCGCCATCGGCACGGGCTATCATGCGCTGCGCCGGGCTGCGTTGCCGATCGGAAGCACGGTGCTGATTACCGGGGCTTCCGGCGGTGTAGGCATCCATGCGGTGCGCCTTGCTGCGCTTGGCGGCCTGCGCGTTGTCGCTGCAACGACGTCGCCCGCGAAAGCTCAGCAATTGAAGGACGCCGGTGCCGATCACGTGGTGGTCGCAGGCGGGGGCGGCTTCCACAAGGAACTGCGCGACTGGACCGATGGCATCGGCGTGGATGGCGTGCTCGAGATCGCTGGCGCCGCGACCTTCCCGTCGAGCGTGCGCTCGATCCGGGCCGGCGGCCGCATGGTGGTGGTGGGCACGATGGAGCCGGGCAACTGGCCGTTCAATCCCGCGCTTTCGATCCTCAAGGAACTGGAGTTCATCGGCAGCGCCCACGCGACGCTGAACGATTTGCGCAAGATCATCCAGATTGTGGCCGATGGGAAGATCACGCCGGAAATCGGCCGGGTCATGCCGGTCAGCGAAGCGGCTGAAGCACATCGCGCGATGGAAGCAAAAGAAATCACTGGTCGTGTCGTGCTGATGCACGATCACGCCATGGCGAATTGAGATAGAGAGGATTTTCGATGCAGATCGGTTCGATCATCCGCCGGGCAGCTCTCCAATACAAGGATGCGCCTTGCATTACCGAAGGCGACCGCACTCTCAGTTTCCGTGACTTCGATGCGGCGACCGATCGTCTCGGCAATGCGCTGATCGCCAAGGGCCTCAATCCGGGCGACCGGGTTGCGGTGCTGCTGCCCAATTCCACGGAATGCCTGATCGCCTATTATGCGATCCTCAAGGCCGGGCTGGTGCGCGTTCAGCTCAATGTGAAGGAAACGCTCGACACCCATCTGCACAAGCTCGAAGCCTCGCAATCGCGCTGTGTGATCCACGACGGGATCGAAGGGCTGGATACGGAAATCCAGATCCAGCTTCCCGAACTGCTGGACATGATCGCCAAGGGCGAGAACAAGCCCTGCGCGGTGGACCGCGATCTGGATGCGCCGCTGCGCTTCGCGTTCACCGGCGGGACCACGGGCAAGTCCAAGGTGGTTGTGCTCACAACCCGCACCGATCTGGTCGAAATCAATGTCTTCCTGGCCGATCTCATTCCCGAGCTGGCCGAAGGGGAAATCTTCCTGCACGGGGCGCCGATCGCCCATGCCGGGGGAGCCTATTTCCTGCCCTCGATCATTCGCGGCGTACATTCGGTCATGATGACCAAATTCGACACGACCGAATATCTCCAGCTGGCGGAGCAGACCCGGGCGTCCTATTCCTTCCTGGTGCCGACCATGCTGGCCATGCTGCTGGACGATCCGGTCTGCAACCAGGTGAAGACCAGCTTCAAGATCATTTCCTACGGCGGCTCCTCCATTTCGCCCAATGTGATGAAGCGGGGCGAGGAGCGCTTCGGCCGCGTGTTCGCGCAATGCTATGGCCAGGCCGAAAGCCCGATGGCGATCACCTATCTGCGCCCGGAACATCACGACCGCGTGGGTTCCTGCGGACGTCCGTTCTCGGTGGTCGAGGTGGCGATCTTCGACGACGAGGACAATCCGCTGCCGCCGGGCGAGCGTGGCGAGATCGTCTGCCGCGGCCCGCAGACCATGGCGGGATACTGGCAGATGCCGGAAAAGACCGCCGAGGCCTTTCGCAATGGCTGGCTCCACACCGGCGACATCGGCATCATGGACGAGGACGGCTTCTTCTACATCGTCGATCGCAAGAACGACATGCTGATCTCGGGCGGCTACAATATCTACCCGCGCGAGGTCGAGGACGGCCTGATGGATTATCCCGGCGTCTCCGAAGTGGCGGTGGTCGGCCTGCCGGACGAGAAATGGGGCGATCGCGTGGTGGCGGTGGTCGCCGGAACCGGCGATCTCGATCCGGAGGCGATCATGGAATTCGCGCGTGGGAAGCTTTCGAGCGTGAAGCGCCCGAAGGAAATCCACGTGTGGGACGAATTGCCCAAGAGCGGCGCGAACAAGATTCTGCGCCGTTCGGTGCGTGACAAATTGCTGGAAGCGGCAAAGTAATCTGCTGGCTGATTATCGGCTGGCTTGGGATTCAATTTTCGGGAGCGAGTGACAGGTGTCTGACAACTCAAAAGACGTAGTGGCGATTGTCGATTTGTTCGAACAATCCGATTGGGACGAATTGCACATCGAACTGGACGGGTTGCACCTGTTCCTTTCGCGCCGCGCCGATGCGCAGCTGACCTCGGGCATCGGCGGCGGTCTTGCCGCTGCTCCGGCGGCTGTCGCTGCGCCTGCCGCCGCTGCTCCGGCGGCCCCGGCCGCAGCGCCCGCCGCTTCGGCTCCCGCTGCAAGCGCGCCGGCTGCGGACAGCATTCCGGCCAATTGGGTGGCGGTCACTGCGCCGAACCTCGGCACTTTCTACCGCGCGCCGAAGCCGGGCGCCGCGCCCTTCGTGGAAATCGGCCAGCAGGTCACGGAAGACACCGAAATCTGCCTGCTCGAGGTGATGAAGCTCTTCACCGCGGTGAAGGCTGGCGTTTCCGGCAAGGTCGTGCAGGTTTGCGTCAACGATGCCGACATGGTCGAGCACGGACAGCCGCTGTTCTACGTCGAAAAGGCCTGACTCGTGGCGATCAAACGCCTTTTTGTCGCCAATCGGGGCGAAATCGCGGTTCGCGTTCTGCGCACCGCGAAGGCGCTTGGCATCGAGACGGTGATCGGGGTTTCCGCCGCCGATAAGGACAGCATGGGCGCGCACATGGCCGATCGAGCGGTCGTGCTTGGCCCGGCGCCGTCGACCAAGAGCTATCTCGATGTGAACCTGGTGGTCCATGCCGCCGTTGCGACGGGATGCGATGCCTTGCATCCGGGCTACGGCTTCCTGTCGGAAAAGCCGGAGCTTGCCCGGCTCTGCGAGCAGGAAGGGATCGTCTTTGTCGGCCCTCGGCCGGATTCCATCGAAATTCTGGGCGACAAGATCTCATCGCGTGAACTGGCGGCCGAGGCCAATGTGCAGACCGTGCCCGGGACGGATCATATCCGCACCGTGGAGGAAGCGAAGCAGGCAGCGGAAAAGCTCGGCTATCCGGTGGTCATGAAGGCGACTGCCGGCGGCGGCGGTCGCGGCATGTTCAAGGCGGTTTCGCCGGAAGAACTGGAAGCCTCGTTCGAGCGTGCCTCTCGCGAAGCGGAGAGCGCCTTTGGCGACAATCGCCTCTATATGGAACGTTTCGTCGAACGGGCGCGCCATGTGGAAGTGCAGATCGTCGGCGATGGCGAAGGCAATGTCGTCCATTTCGGCGAGCGGGACTGCACCGTCCAGCGCCGTTATCAGAAGCTGATCGAGGAAGCGCCGGCCACGGCGGTGCCGGACGATGTCCGCAAGCGGCTGCATGAATCCGCGGTGCGCCTGACCTCGACCGCGAAATATCGCAATGCCGGCACGGTCGAGTTCCTCTACGACGTTGATCGCAACGATTTCTACTTCATCGAGGTCAATTCGCGCATCCAGGTCGAGCACCCGGTGACGGAAGAGATCACCGGGCGTGATCTGATCGCTTGCCAGCTTCGCGTAGCGGGCGGCGAAGGAATCGGCATCACCCAGGACGAAGTGGAAGTTCGGGGCCATGCCATCGAATGCCGGATCAATGCCGAGGATGCGCAGCGCGATTTCGCACCGTCACCCGGGCGGATCACCAAATGGAATCCGCCGCAGGGTGAGGGCATCCGCCTGGATAGCCATGCCGGGCAGGGTTATCTCGTTCCGCCCTTCTACGATTCCATGATTGGCAAGCTGATCGTGTATGGGAAGGACCGCAACGAAGCGATCGACAAGCTGATCGCGGCGATCAATGCATTCGAGCTGGAAGGGATCAAGACCACGATGCCGCTTGCGGCGTTCATCGTCGATCATCCCGATTTCCGGAACAACCAGATCACAACCCGCTGGGCCGAAGACAAGTGCCTGCCGGACTTTGACAAGAAGATGGGAAGCTGAGCCGATGGCCCATATCGAATTTCTCGACGAAACCATGCGTGACGGGCAGCAGAGCCTGTGGGGCCTGCGGATGCAGGCCGGGATGGCGCTGCCGGTATCTCCGCTGATCGACAGGACCGGGTTCAAGATCATCGACCTGACCGGCGGCGGCATGATGGACGTGCTGATCCGCTACTGCCAGGAAGATTACTGGTCGGGCCTGGACCTGCTGGTCGCGTCGATGCCCAACACGCCGGTCCGCGCGGGCCTGCGCGCCAATGCCAACGTCACCTTCGGCATCACGCCGCCGGCGCTGATGGACCTGTGGGTGCGCCGCCTGTGCGCGCATGGCGTGCGCTCGTTCTGGCTGTATGACGTGCTGCTGGGCACCGACAATATGCGCCGGCTGGCCAAGGAAGCGAAGGCTGCGAACGGGGCGCAGGTCGCTGGCGCGATCATGTTCGCGCTTTCGCCGGTCCACACCGATGAATATTTCATCGAGAAGGCCGGGATACTGGCTTCGGACCCCAACATCGACTCCATCCTGCTCTACGACACGGCGGGCGTTCTGGAGCGGGAGCGGCTGTCGACGCTGGTTCCGGCGCTGGTGAAGGTGGCCAACGGCAAGCCGATCGAGATGCATTCGAACAACCTGCTGGGAATGTCGGCCAAGGCCTATCTTGATGCGATCGATTTCGGGGTGTCGGTGATCCACACCGCCAGCCGGCCGATGGCCAATGGTCCCTCGGTGCCCTCGACCGAGATCATGGCCAAGAACGTCCAGCTCAAGGGCCATACCCATAATCTGGACGAATCGCTGTTCAAGCCGGTGGCCGATCATTTCGAGGCGGTCGGCAAGGCGGCGGGCTTCCTGGTGAACCAGTATGCCGAATATGATGTCTTCTCGATCGAGCACCAGATCCCTGGCGGGATGATGGGCACGTTCAAGGCGCAGCTGGCCAATCACAACATGATGGACAAGCTGGACGAGGTTCTGGACGAGGTTGCGGCGGTGCGCCGCGATCTTGGCTATCCGGGGATGGCGACGCCGTTCAGCCAGCTTGTCGGCATTCAGGCGGTGCTCAATGTGGTGACGGGCAAGCGCTATGGGACGGTACCGGACGAAGTGATCCAGTATGCCGCGGAATATTACGGCAAGCCCGTCGCGCCGGTGGACCCGGAAGTGATGGACAAGATCATGTCGTCGAGCCGGGCCAAGGACGTGCTGGCCAATCCGCCGGAAGAGCCGACGCTGGAAGAGCTGAAGAAGCGTTACGGCACCGAGGACGAGGACGAGCTGATCTATCGCGCCTTCCTGCCCGATGCCGACGTGGCGAAGATGCGTGCGGCCGGTCCGATCAAGACCACCTATCCGCTGCTGTCGACGCCGGAGCTGGAGCAGGCGCGCAAGCTGATGAAGATCGCCAACATGCCGGTGATCGAGGTGAAATCCTCCACCCTCAACATGACCCTGCGCAAATACGGTTGATGCGTTCCGCTCCGAAAGGAGCGGACGACGGAAACGAGAAGGGCGGTGTTCCATTCCGGAGCACCGCCCTTCTGCTTTTCAATATGCTTCAAAGATCAGGATTGAAGCCTCAGGCGAGGCCCTTGCCGGTCAAGCGGTCGAGCGGCCAGTTTTCCTGAGCGAGGCCATAGCCGGGCCGGCCATCGTGGAACCACTTCACGGTCGAATTGATGGCCATGATGTTGCTGTAGCAGGCCCAGGGCGTCTGGTTCACGGTGGTGCCGGTGAAGATATATTCGCGGCCTTCCAGATCGGTCAGGACAGTTTCATAACCCGCGGGGAAGGGGCCTTGCCGAACCGCCTGCATACGGCCCTTGGTCAGGCCCTTCACCTTGCCGTCGATCAGCACATAGCCGTGGGCCAGCTCGAACTGGTCCCAGCCTTGCTTGAACTGGTCCAGCTTCCAGATCGTCTGGAAAGCGAAATCGGTCCCGAAATTGCCGTTGATCCAGCCCATCGGGTTCATGCCGCGCTCGTTGCGGGGCCCCCAGCTGTGATCCATCGTGGTCACGCAATCGATGTCGTAATCCTTGCCCCGGATGCGGACCTTGCCGGTGGTGTGAACCGTCATGTCGAAATGGTTCGCATAGGCGGACCCGAATCCGCTCTGGTTGGGGTCCACCGAGGCCAGGGGGTCCATGCTGGGGTCATGGATATCGAACGGGTCCATCAGTCCGGTAAATTTGAGCTTGAAGAAAGTGTTGTCCGTTCCCTGATAATCGAGAACATAGTCGCGCGGTTCGTTCTCGGTCTTGAGGGAAAGGCCATTGAGCAGCGAAAAATTCTCGAGCTTTTCCGGCAAGGGCAGATGCTGCTGGAAGTCGAAATAGACGGTTTCGAGAGTGATCCGGCCGATCCGGTCCATCACTTCGATATCGCAGACCATGGAGCCGAGGCCGGTCCGGGCGATGAGATAGACCCATCCCGTAAGATTCGCTTCGGGAACATGAAAGGAGAAGAAGTTGGTTTCGGCCCAGTCGTACTGGACGTCCTGGGGGGTATGGTAGCTTACGTCTTCGGGGCGAATCATTTCCTGTCCTCTCTTCCCACTGGGCCGCGGAGGCGAAGCTCCGCCGCCAAAATCTCGGTCCTGCGGGCGATCCTTTGCCGGAAGGCACGCGCCGGAGCGATAGCTCAAATCGCCCCGGCCCGCAGGTATTTCAGCTATTGGCCTTGAAGTGCGCGACCAGGTCGGGGGACAGCTTGTCCATCCCCTTCTCCCTGGCATATTCCTCCATCTTGGAGCGCACCGCGGCAGTCAACTCGCCCTTGAAATGGGCATTGTTCTCCCGCAGCCAAGTTTCCGAGCGAATGCGGGATTCATTCAGCTTGTTGATCTTCGGGATCGCGAAGCGGGCGATCAGCTCGTAGGAGCGCTTGGTCTCCGTCCAGTCCGCCCAGTGATTGTCCAGGTTGAGGAAGCAGCCGAACCCGCCCGATTGCTCCGACAGCCGGTTCATCTGCGCCACGAAATCGTCCGGCGTGCCGATCACTCCGAACCCGGTTTCGATCATGTAGTCCACCGGGTCCTGCCCGGCAGGCGGGGCCAGAGGAATCGCGGCGACCTTTTCCATATACTCGATCCAGCGCAACAACCCATGCCGCACATTCTCGCGGGCTTTCTCGCGAGTTTCAGCCACATGAACGGGTCCGACCAGGCGCCAGCCGTTCCGATCCATCTGGTTGCCATGATCTGCCGCGGTTTCCTCGGCGATCGCCCAGTTGGACGCCAGCGCATTGAAGCCCCCAGCCGAAGTCGCGCCGATTGCCAGCATCGACAGGCCGAACTTGCCGGCGGCGCGTGCCCCGGTCGGTGAAGCCTGGCTGGCCACGGCGATTTCAACGCCGTCGTCATTATAGGGATCGAGCTGGAGCCTGGCTTCCTGCAGGTTGAACCAGTCGGTCTTGGCGGTCACGATCTCATTGTTGAGCAAGCGGACGATCGGCTCGATCGCCTGCTCCATCCGGTCCCGCGCCTCGGCCGTGGGCACGTCGATCATATAGGCGTCCGACGGCAGCGAGCCGGGCCCCACGCCGAGCATGGTGCGGCCCTTGGTGATATGGTCGAGCTGCCGGATTCGGTCGGCGAGGGTGAAGGGATTGTGATAGGGCAAGGACGCCACGCCGGTGCCGAGCTTGATCCGGCTGGTGCGCTGCGAGACTGCGGCGATGAAAAGCTCCGGGCTGCCGTTGATTTCCCAGCCGCCGGAATGATGTTCGCCGATCCAGGCTTCATCGAAGCCCAGCTTCTCCATCCACACCACCCGGTCCATATCCTCTTCAAGTGCAAGCGAGGTATGCTCGTCGGTCGGGGTATGCGGCGCGATGAATGCACCAAATCTCATGCGCTTCTGCGCCATGTTAGCGTTCCTTTCACTCTCCGATCAAAAATCCGAATCGATTTTGGCTATTTGTCGGTCATGCAGATTTTGCGGTGGTAAGGTCAATCTCCGGCCAAGGTTACAGCCGGGCGTAATCCAGATCGCCGGCTGCAGCCATTTCGCCCAGGCGGAATTTCTGGATCTTGCCGGACGGAGTCAATGGCAGGTCCGCCATTGAAAACCATATCTTCGGGATTTTGTGGCGAGCGAGGCTTTTGCCGCAATGTTCGGCCAGCGCCTCTGCATTCGGCGCGCTGCCGGGTTCCGGC contains:
- the accB gene encoding acetyl-CoA carboxylase biotin carboxyl carrier protein, encoding MSDNSKDVVAIVDLFEQSDWDELHIELDGLHLFLSRRADAQLTSGIGGGLAAAPAAVAAPAAAAPAAPAAAPAASAPAASAPAADSIPANWVAVTAPNLGTFYRAPKPGAAPFVEIGQQVTEDTEICLLEVMKLFTAVKAGVSGKVVQVCVNDADMVEHGQPLFYVEKA
- a CDS encoding class I adenylate-forming enzyme family protein: MQIGSIIRRAALQYKDAPCITEGDRTLSFRDFDAATDRLGNALIAKGLNPGDRVAVLLPNSTECLIAYYAILKAGLVRVQLNVKETLDTHLHKLEASQSRCVIHDGIEGLDTEIQIQLPELLDMIAKGENKPCAVDRDLDAPLRFAFTGGTTGKSKVVVLTTRTDLVEINVFLADLIPELAEGEIFLHGAPIAHAGGAYFLPSIIRGVHSVMMTKFDTTEYLQLAEQTRASYSFLVPTMLAMLLDDPVCNQVKTSFKIISYGGSSISPNVMKRGEERFGRVFAQCYGQAESPMAITYLRPEHHDRVGSCGRPFSVVEVAIFDDEDNPLPPGERGEIVCRGPQTMAGYWQMPEKTAEAFRNGWLHTGDIGIMDEDGFFYIVDRKNDMLISGGYNIYPREVEDGLMDYPGVSEVAVVGLPDEKWGDRVVAVVAGTGDLDPEAIMEFARGKLSSVKRPKEIHVWDELPKSGANKILRRSVRDKLLEAAK
- a CDS encoding DUF7064 domain-containing protein, which codes for MIRPEDVSYHTPQDVQYDWAETNFFSFHVPEANLTGWVYLIARTGLGSMVCDIEVMDRIGRITLETVYFDFQQHLPLPEKLENFSLLNGLSLKTENEPRDYVLDYQGTDNTFFKLKFTGLMDPFDIHDPSMDPLASVDPNQSGFGSAYANHFDMTVHTTGKVRIRGKDYDIDCVTTMDHSWGPRNERGMNPMGWINGNFGTDFAFQTIWKLDQFKQGWDQFELAHGYVLIDGKVKGLTKGRMQAVRQGPFPAGYETVLTDLEGREYIFTGTTVNQTPWACYSNIMAINSTVKWFHDGRPGYGLAQENWPLDRLTGKGLA
- a CDS encoding pyruvate carboxylase, with product MAHIEFLDETMRDGQQSLWGLRMQAGMALPVSPLIDRTGFKIIDLTGGGMMDVLIRYCQEDYWSGLDLLVASMPNTPVRAGLRANANVTFGITPPALMDLWVRRLCAHGVRSFWLYDVLLGTDNMRRLAKEAKAANGAQVAGAIMFALSPVHTDEYFIEKAGILASDPNIDSILLYDTAGVLERERLSTLVPALVKVANGKPIEMHSNNLLGMSAKAYLDAIDFGVSVIHTASRPMANGPSVPSTEIMAKNVQLKGHTHNLDESLFKPVADHFEAVGKAAGFLVNQYAEYDVFSIEHQIPGGMMGTFKAQLANHNMMDKLDEVLDEVAAVRRDLGYPGMATPFSQLVGIQAVLNVVTGKRYGTVPDEVIQYAAEYYGKPVAPVDPEVMDKIMSSSRAKDVLANPPEEPTLEELKKRYGTEDEDELIYRAFLPDADVAKMRAAGPIKTTYPLLSTPELEQARKLMKIANMPVIEVKSSTLNMTLRKYG
- a CDS encoding acetyl-CoA carboxylase biotin carboxylase subunit, giving the protein MAIKRLFVANRGEIAVRVLRTAKALGIETVIGVSAADKDSMGAHMADRAVVLGPAPSTKSYLDVNLVVHAAVATGCDALHPGYGFLSEKPELARLCEQEGIVFVGPRPDSIEILGDKISSRELAAEANVQTVPGTDHIRTVEEAKQAAEKLGYPVVMKATAGGGGRGMFKAVSPEELEASFERASREAESAFGDNRLYMERFVERARHVEVQIVGDGEGNVVHFGERDCTVQRRYQKLIEEAPATAVPDDVRKRLHESAVRLTSTAKYRNAGTVEFLYDVDRNDFYFIEVNSRIQVEHPVTEEITGRDLIACQLRVAGGEGIGITQDEVEVRGHAIECRINAEDAQRDFAPSPGRITKWNPPQGEGIRLDSHAGQGYLVPPFYDSMIGKLIVYGKDRNEAIDKLIAAINAFELEGIKTTMPLAAFIVDHPDFRNNQITTRWAEDKCLPDFDKKMGS